In one Pangasianodon hypophthalmus isolate fPanHyp1 chromosome 22, fPanHyp1.pri, whole genome shotgun sequence genomic region, the following are encoded:
- the si:ch211-171b20.3 gene encoding uncharacterized protein si:ch211-171b20.3 isoform X1: MIKLRSKLTFRAIGNTDLDVLMSKYQAKRISVTEMRPLFSPKLREAVSRASQTPERDCNKNPYGAQYLRKNITNSKLSCFTLLPVEDTAEGVKFNVISSKKQQPNSLRRDIHAPVLSLSSENTQCHGFGRHFLFDPRWENGIFSNTHQHSKDEDLFFKHSILLPPVPNPACSVNRKESPFTVTESCTLVSVDGCRLNAVSSGPVSITAAPISARRISKNTRIKSRVCNLSALKLTTTDQSYADPVLGASASFIQRLLEMSTMQEKTVRQEKIKELKKNRRHEL, from the exons ATGATCAAATTAAGGTCAAAATTGACTTTCCGAGCGATTGGGAATACAGATTTAGATGTTTTAATGTCAAAATATCAGGCTAAGAGAATATCAGTGACTGAAATGCGACCACTTTTTTCTCCTAAACTGAGAGAAGCAGTCAGTAGAGCGTCACAGACCCCTGAGAGAGACTGCAATAAAAACCCATACGGCGCACAGTACCTTCGGAAAAACATTACTAACAGCAAACTTTCCTGTTTTACATTATTACCCGTCGAGGACACGGCTGAAGGAGtaaaatttaatgttatttcGTCGAAAAAACAGCAGCCGAACAGCCTCAGAA GAGACATTCATGCACCCGTGCTGAGTTTGAGCTCagaaaacactcagtgtcatggCTTTGGGCGACATTTTCTGTTTGATCCGAGATGGGAAAACGGGATTTTCTCCAACACTCATCAGCATTCAAaag ATGAAGATCTGTTCTTCAAACATTCAATTCTTTTACCTCCAGTTCCCAATCCAGCATGCAGTGTAAACAGGAAGGAGTCGCCTTTCACAGTTACAGAGTCCTGTACTTTAGT CTCAGTAGACGGGTGCAGACTTAATGCTGTATCGTCAGGTCCGGTATCGATTACAGCGGCACCCATCAGCGCACGCAGAATCTCCAAAAACAC gagGATAAAGAGCAGAGTGTGTAATCTCTCCGCTCTTAAATTAACCACCACTG ATCAGTCGTATGCAGATCCAGTGTTGGGAGCTTCAGCGTCGTTCATCCAGAGACTTCTGGAAATGTCCACCATGCAGGAGAAAACAGTTCGCCAAGAGAAGATCAAAGAACTCAAGAAGAACAGGAGGCACGAACTCTAA
- the si:ch211-171b20.3 gene encoding uncharacterized protein si:ch211-171b20.3 isoform X2: MIKLRSKLTFRAIGNTDLDVLMSKYQAKRISVTEMRPLFSPKLREAVSRASQTPERDCNKNPYGAQYLRKNITNSKLSCFTLLPVEDTAEGVKFNVISSKKQQPNSLRRDIHAPVLSLSSENTQCHGFGRHFLFDPRWENGIFSNTHQHSKDEDLFFKHSILLPPVPNPACSVNRKESPFTVTESCTLVTSAYTAFTSRSITSYRMSGSEHSLRA; encoded by the exons ATGATCAAATTAAGGTCAAAATTGACTTTCCGAGCGATTGGGAATACAGATTTAGATGTTTTAATGTCAAAATATCAGGCTAAGAGAATATCAGTGACTGAAATGCGACCACTTTTTTCTCCTAAACTGAGAGAAGCAGTCAGTAGAGCGTCACAGACCCCTGAGAGAGACTGCAATAAAAACCCATACGGCGCACAGTACCTTCGGAAAAACATTACTAACAGCAAACTTTCCTGTTTTACATTATTACCCGTCGAGGACACGGCTGAAGGAGtaaaatttaatgttatttcGTCGAAAAAACAGCAGCCGAACAGCCTCAGAA GAGACATTCATGCACCCGTGCTGAGTTTGAGCTCagaaaacactcagtgtcatggCTTTGGGCGACATTTTCTGTTTGATCCGAGATGGGAAAACGGGATTTTCTCCAACACTCATCAGCATTCAAaag ATGAAGATCTGTTCTTCAAACATTCAATTCTTTTACCTCCAGTTCCCAATCCAGCATGCAGTGTAAACAGGAAGGAGTCGCCTTTCACAGTTACAGAGTCCTGTACTTTAGT CACGTCAGCATACACAGCATTTACTTCACGTAGTATCACGTCGTATCGGATGTCGGGATCCGAACATTCTTTACGAGCGTGA
- the si:ch211-171b20.3 gene encoding uncharacterized protein si:ch211-171b20.3 isoform X3, translating to MTGDIHAPVLSLSSENTQCHGFGRHFLFDPRWENGIFSNTHQHSKDEDLFFKHSILLPPVPNPACSVNRKESPFTVTESCTLVSVDGCRLNAVSSGPVSITAAPISARRISKNTRIKSRVCNLSALKLTTTDQSYADPVLGASASFIQRLLEMSTMQEKTVRQEKIKELKKNRRHEL from the exons ATGACTG GAGACATTCATGCACCCGTGCTGAGTTTGAGCTCagaaaacactcagtgtcatggCTTTGGGCGACATTTTCTGTTTGATCCGAGATGGGAAAACGGGATTTTCTCCAACACTCATCAGCATTCAAaag ATGAAGATCTGTTCTTCAAACATTCAATTCTTTTACCTCCAGTTCCCAATCCAGCATGCAGTGTAAACAGGAAGGAGTCGCCTTTCACAGTTACAGAGTCCTGTACTTTAGT CTCAGTAGACGGGTGCAGACTTAATGCTGTATCGTCAGGTCCGGTATCGATTACAGCGGCACCCATCAGCGCACGCAGAATCTCCAAAAACAC gagGATAAAGAGCAGAGTGTGTAATCTCTCCGCTCTTAAATTAACCACCACTG ATCAGTCGTATGCAGATCCAGTGTTGGGAGCTTCAGCGTCGTTCATCCAGAGACTTCTGGAAATGTCCACCATGCAGGAGAAAACAGTTCGCCAAGAGAAGATCAAAGAACTCAAGAAGAACAGGAGGCACGAACTCTAA
- the si:ch73-173p19.2 gene encoding V-type proton ATPase 116 kDa subunit a 1: protein MGLLFRSEEMCLLQLFFQTESALSCINELGLLGLVEFRDLNPEMSLSQRRFVNEVKKCEEIERIIKFLEGEILRCNIPIATGSHSKETQCSRDTLELECEVKELEQELKEISCNQTTLKRNLTELLEISALLGVIHDFFQEAEMQLSCTDLQSDGPDIAHRRNSISTITAPKLRFIAGVIKHDRFPAFEKVLWRLFHENFLLRRAEIQQQPENSIVKKDAFIICVQGEKVQGKIRKICEGFSVSLCPCPNTLHAQEEMKCNIQTRIKELQMILHQCEEFCTAVLNKAANRVTDWSIQVHKMKSIYHTLNLCNIDITHRLTIAEIWCPVLDLGHVQRALTKAAEHAGSSVRPVLNRIQSHDTPPTYNRMNRFTAGFQQIVDTYGVNSYQEINPAPYTMVTFPFLFAVMFGDCGHGLIMTLIAGWIIMNEQKLNQQKNEIVSMLVGGRYIVLLMGLFSIYTGLIYNDCFSKSFNIFGSSWSVRAMFWPSGPWNNQTLHSSNHLHLDPAVPGVYSGTPYMLGIDPVWNIASNKLSFLNSYKMKMAVIIGVCHMTFGLTLSVVNYIHFRNVQNVLLRFVPELIFLLSLFGYLVFLILFKWCMGVQCDSSILLIFINMMFFNYQADEKFIYSGQKAVQIFLVVQALLMVPIMLLIKPLLTYRRQEKITDQVSLSDVFVCEAIHTIEHCLGCVSNTASYLRLWALSLAHSELSEVLWRMLMRIALRSGSSLMLTLIFCCFVLLSVSVLIVMEGLSAFLHALRLHWVEFQSKFYKGAGFKFTPLSFKSKETQQW, encoded by the exons ATGGGTTTGCTATTCCGCAGTGAGGAGATGTGTTTACTGCAGCTCTTCTTTCAAACCGAATCAGCACTCAGCTGTATTAATGAGCTTGGCCTTCTGGGACTTGTCGAGTTCAGAGAT ctAAACCCAGAAATGAGTTTGTCTCAGAGGAGATTTGTAAACGAGGTGAAGAAGTGTGAGGAAATCGAGAGAATCATCA AGTTTTTGGAAGGTGAAATATTGCGATGTAATATTCCTATCGCTACTGGATCACACAGCAAAGAAACTCAGTGTAGCAGAGACACACTGGAGCTTGAG tgtgaggtaAAAGAACTGGAACAGGAGCTGAAGGAGATCAGCTGTAATCAAACAACACTGAAGAGGAACCTGACAGAGCTGCTAGAGATCAGTGCACTGCTCGGCGTCATCCATGACTTCTTCcaggag GCTGAGATGCAGCTGTCCTGCACTGATCTTCAGTCTGACGGACCGGACATCGCTCATCGCCGAAATAGCATCAGCACCATCACAGCTCCTAAactgag GTTTATTGCCGGTGTGATTAAACACGATCGGTTTCCTGCATTTGAGAAAGTCCTGTGGCGTCTTTTTCATGAGAATTTTCTGCTGCGCCGTGCAGAGATTCAACAGCAACCAGAG AACAGCATAGTGAAGAAAGACGCCTTCATTATCTGTGTGCAGGGTGAGAAGGTGCAgggaaaaatcagaaaaatatgCGAAGG GTTTAGTGTCAGTTTGTGCCCGTGCCCGAACACTTTACACGCCCAAGAGGAGATGAAGTGTAACATACAGACACGCATCAAAGAACTGCAAATG ATTTTGCACCAGTGTGAAGAATTCTGCACTGCAGTTTTGAATAAAGCAGCAAACAGAGTTACAGACTGGTCCATCCAAGTGCACAAGATGAAGTCCATCTATCACACACTCAACCTGTGCAACATCGAtatcacacacagactcaccaTCGCAGAGATATGGTGTCCGGTGTTAGATCTCGGCCATGTCCAGCGTGCGCTCACTAAAGCTGCT gaGCACGCTGGTTCCAGTGTCAGACCTGTCCTAAATCGCATCCAGAGCCATGATACGCCGCCCACATATAACAGGATGAACCGTTTCACTGCAGGCTTTCAGCAGATTGTCGATACATACGGTGTGAACAGTTATCAGGAGATTAATCCAG CTCCATATACCATGGTGACGTTCCCGTTTCTGTTCGCTGTAATGTTCGGTGACTGTGGTCACGGACTCATAATGACGTTGATTGCTGGCTGGATCATCATGAATGAGCAGAAATTAAACCAGCAGAAGAATGAG ATCGTGTCCATGCTGGTGGGCGGGCGCTACATCGTCCTGCTGATGGGCCTTTTCTCCATCTACACTGGTCTCATTTATAATGACTGCTTCTCCAAATCCTTCAACATCTTCGGCTCGTCATGGAGCGTCAGAGCCATGTTCTGGCCCAGTGGACCCTGGAA TAATCAAACCCTGCACAGTTCGAATCATCTCCATTTGGACCCTGCAGTGCCAGGAGTTTACTCTGGAACTCCGTACATGCTTGGCATCGACCCA GTGTGGAATATTGCATCAAATAAGCTCTCCTTCCTAAACTCCTATAAGATGAAGATGGCAGTTATAATTGGAGTTTGTCACATGACCTTCGGTCTGACGCTCAGTGTAGTCAACTACAT ACATTTCAGAAATGTCCAAAACGTTTTGCTGCGCTTCGTGCCAGAGCTCATcttcttgctgtctctcttcGGTTATCTCgtcttcctcatcctcttcaaGTGGTGCATGGGCGTGCAGTGTGACAGCAGTatcctcctcatcttcatcaaCATGATGTTTTTCAACTATCAGGCTGACGAGAAATTCATCTACAGTGGACAG AAAGCTGTGCAGATATTCCTGGTGGTCCAGGCTCTGCTCATGGTCCCTATAATGCTGCTAATAAAACCCCTGCTCACTTACAGAAGGCAAGAGAAGATCACAGACCAG GTCAGTCTGAGtgacgtgtttgtgtgtgaagcaATCCACACTATAGAACACTGCCTCGGCTGCGTCTCCAATACAGCGTCTTATCTGCGGCTGTGGGCTCTCAGCCTCGCCCACTCAg agTTATCTGAGGTGTTATGGCGGATGCTGATGCGCATCGCTCTGCGCTCTGGTTCATCGCTCATGCTCACGCTGATCTTCTGCTGCTTTGTGTTGCTAAGTGTGTCAGTCCTAATAGTCATGGAGGGACTGTCTGCATTCCTGCATGCTCTACGTCTGCACTG GGTAGAATTTCAGAGCAAGTTTTATAAAGGAGCCGGATTTAAATTTACACCGTTGTCCTTCAAGTCTAAAGAAACACAGCAATGGTGA